In Streptomyces sp. NBC_00091, the following proteins share a genomic window:
- a CDS encoding hemin ABC transporter substrate-binding protein, with amino-acid sequence MPTPAASTRFPRLTVALTAVTATLTLALAVTGCAGTDAAPAGSPSAARSAPVLPDRVEPIAAPAQPVLPVTVPSADGKQVTVTSADRVIPLTGSLNEIVQTLGLGRQVVARDITATFEQASALPVVTRGHEVSAESVLSLRPTLVLAETTTGPAEAVQQIRDAGVPVLVVAPAKALEDVPKRIDAVAAALGVKEAGAQLNQRTAERIAAARKGVPAASAKKPRVAFLYLRGTASVYLLGGSDSGAGSLLEAAGAVDTGKESGLGKDFTPITSEALAAAAPDVILVMTKGLDSVGGVDGLVRIPGVAQTPAGLDRRVVSVDDGVLLGYGPRTDQVLSSLVTQLYGKGA; translated from the coding sequence GTGCCTACGCCCGCCGCGTCAACCCGCTTCCCCCGCCTGACCGTTGCCCTGACGGCGGTCACGGCCACGCTCACGCTCGCGCTCGCCGTGACGGGCTGCGCCGGTACGGACGCCGCCCCCGCCGGCTCCCCCTCCGCCGCCCGCTCCGCCCCCGTCCTCCCGGACCGGGTGGAGCCGATCGCCGCCCCCGCGCAGCCGGTGCTGCCGGTGACCGTCCCCTCGGCCGACGGGAAGCAGGTCACCGTCACCTCGGCGGACCGGGTCATCCCGCTGACCGGCAGCCTCAACGAGATCGTGCAGACCCTCGGCCTGGGCCGGCAGGTCGTCGCCCGGGACATCACCGCCACCTTCGAACAGGCCTCGGCGCTCCCGGTGGTGACACGTGGACACGAGGTCTCCGCCGAGAGCGTGCTCTCGCTGCGCCCGACGCTGGTGCTGGCGGAGACCACCACCGGCCCCGCCGAGGCGGTCCAGCAGATCCGGGACGCGGGCGTCCCGGTCCTGGTGGTCGCCCCCGCCAAGGCGCTGGAGGACGTACCGAAGCGGATCGACGCCGTCGCCGCAGCGCTGGGCGTCAAGGAGGCGGGCGCGCAGCTGAACCAGCGCACCGCCGAGCGGATCGCCGCCGCCCGCAAGGGCGTTCCGGCCGCGTCCGCGAAGAAGCCCCGGGTGGCCTTCCTCTACCTGCGCGGCACCGCCTCCGTCTATCTGCTGGGCGGCTCCGACTCGGGCGCCGGCTCGCTGCTGGAGGCGGCGGGGGCGGTGGACACGGGCAAGGAGTCCGGGCTGGGCAAGGACTTCACCCCGATCACCAGCGAGGCGCTGGCCGCCGCCGCTCCCGACGTCATCCTGGTCATGACCAAGGGCCTCGATTCGGTGGGCGGGGTCGACGGCCTCGTCAGGATCCCGGGCGTGGCCCAGACCCCGGCCGGACTGGACCGGCGGGTGGTCAGCGTCGACGACGGCGTCCTGCTGGGCTACGGCCCCCGTACCGACCAGGTGCTCTCCTCCCTGGTCACTCAGCTCTACGGCAAGGGCGCCTGA
- a CDS encoding PhzF family phenazine biosynthesis protein, with translation MNDLDVIRVFCAGDGRYGNLLGVVRDGRTCPDDAARQALAAELGYSETVFVDDPERGVVDIRTPGTRMSFAGHPLVGVAWLLDIEELQPPAGSVWARDDGEFTWITARPEWVTGKHTEQYASPAEVDALPAPPPGEGWLYAWAWEDEPAGRIRARGFPRRPDGVIVEDEATGSAAILLTAQLNRALNITQGAGSQILTAPGPDGTVEIGGRVRFADVS, from the coding sequence GTGAACGATCTAGACGTGATCAGGGTCTTCTGCGCGGGTGACGGCCGGTACGGCAACCTGCTCGGAGTCGTCCGCGACGGCCGCACCTGCCCGGACGACGCTGCCCGGCAGGCCCTCGCCGCCGAACTGGGCTACAGCGAGACGGTGTTCGTCGACGACCCCGAGCGCGGGGTCGTCGACATCCGCACCCCCGGCACGCGCATGTCCTTCGCCGGGCATCCGCTGGTCGGGGTCGCCTGGCTGCTGGACATCGAGGAGCTCCAGCCGCCGGCCGGGTCCGTGTGGGCCCGCGACGACGGGGAGTTCACCTGGATCACGGCCCGCCCCGAGTGGGTCACCGGCAAGCACACCGAGCAGTACGCGAGCCCCGCCGAGGTCGACGCGCTGCCCGCCCCGCCGCCCGGCGAGGGCTGGCTGTACGCCTGGGCCTGGGAGGACGAGCCCGCGGGCCGGATCCGCGCCCGGGGCTTCCCGCGCCGCCCCGACGGGGTCATCGTCGAGGACGAGGCCACCGGCTCGGCGGCGATCCTCCTCACGGCCCAGCTGAACCGCGCCCTGAACATCACCCAGGGCGCCGGCTCCCAGATCCTCACCGCCCCCGGCCCCGACGGCACCGTCGAGATCGGCGGCCGGGTCCGCTTCGCAGACGTCTCCTAG
- a CDS encoding HtaA domain-containing protein: MSSNRRPIAVAAAVLTAAALGATAFTLPAAAEGAAPAAAAAQAAAAPIPVVGGTLDWGVLASFRAYVTGMAQGKITTADGATQNADGTFRFGSATGQYDKDGGHVVKAAFKGSATFESAAHGFVIKMENFRFDTGTKKLTVDITRNGTLTKDVPAATVAFGGMNMSGLTTTLTKELAEQLSGPYEGREGDKLTAALEFQKPPSPSPSASTPTSPSPSAPTPSTPSAPTPSADGPQKILRGKLTWGVMASFHDYVGEKGITTSGGATKNGKTFDFSFGKGELDAEKQKLNAAFEGAVRFEYAAHGLDLTFGNIRIETAGKTGTLILDAKTATGTGKDIPFATLDLSKGDYKTKGGLLTLESVPAVFTEKGSAVFANGNSVPEKYKPGQPMDPVTLSVAVDKDATLPTPSATSTATGGTGTTGGTTTTGGSAGGSVGGGSVGGSAGGSAGGNLAATGSEVPAGALLGASATVVAAGAGAVYLGRRRRTVLG; encoded by the coding sequence ATGTCGTCCAACCGCCGCCCGATCGCCGTAGCGGCCGCCGTGCTGACCGCGGCCGCCCTCGGCGCCACCGCCTTCACCCTCCCCGCCGCGGCCGAGGGCGCGGCCCCCGCAGCCGCGGCCGCCCAGGCCGCCGCCGCGCCGATACCCGTCGTGGGCGGCACCCTCGACTGGGGGGTGCTGGCGAGCTTCCGCGCCTACGTCACGGGCATGGCGCAGGGCAAGATCACCACGGCGGACGGTGCCACCCAGAACGCGGACGGCACCTTCCGCTTCGGCTCGGCCACCGGCCAGTACGACAAGGACGGCGGCCACGTCGTGAAGGCGGCCTTCAAGGGCAGCGCCACCTTCGAAAGCGCGGCGCACGGCTTCGTCATCAAGATGGAGAACTTCCGCTTCGACACGGGCACCAAGAAGCTGACGGTCGACATCACCAGGAACGGCACGCTCACCAAGGACGTCCCGGCGGCGACCGTCGCCTTCGGCGGGATGAACATGAGCGGCCTGACCACCACCCTCACCAAGGAGCTCGCCGAGCAGCTTTCGGGGCCCTACGAGGGCCGTGAGGGCGACAAGCTCACGGCGGCCCTGGAGTTCCAGAAGCCGCCCTCCCCGTCCCCCTCGGCGTCCACCCCCACCTCCCCGTCCCCGTCGGCCCCCACCCCTTCCACCCCGTCGGCCCCCACCCCGTCCGCCGACGGCCCGCAGAAGATCCTCCGGGGCAAGCTGACGTGGGGGGTGATGGCCTCCTTCCACGACTACGTCGGCGAGAAGGGGATCACGACCAGCGGCGGAGCCACCAAGAACGGCAAGACCTTCGACTTCTCCTTCGGCAAGGGCGAACTCGATGCCGAGAAGCAGAAGCTGAACGCCGCCTTCGAAGGCGCCGTGCGCTTCGAGTACGCCGCCCACGGACTCGACCTGACCTTCGGCAACATCCGGATCGAGACCGCGGGCAAGACCGGCACCCTGATCCTCGACGCGAAGACGGCGACGGGCACCGGCAAGGACATCCCGTTCGCCACGCTCGACCTGTCCAAGGGTGACTACAAGACCAAGGGCGGTCTGCTGACCCTCGAATCCGTCCCCGCCGTCTTCACCGAGAAGGGCTCGGCGGTCTTCGCCAACGGCAACTCCGTCCCGGAGAAGTACAAGCCGGGCCAGCCCATGGACCCCGTGACCCTCTCCGTGGCCGTGGACAAGGACGCCACCCTCCCGACGCCCAGCGCCACCAGTACCGCCACGGGCGGTACGGGCACCACCGGCGGCACCACCACCACGGGCGGCTCGGCCGGCGGTTCCGTGGGCGGCGGCTCGGTGGGCGGCTCGGCGGGCGGGTCGGCGGGCGGCAACCTCGCCGCCACCGGTTCCGAGGTCCCGGCCGGCGCCCTGCTCGGCGCCTCCGCCACCGTGGTCGCGGCCGGCGCGGGCGCCGTCTACCTCGGTCGCCGCCGGCGTACGGTCCTGGGCTGA
- a CDS encoding heme oxygenase (biliverdin-producing) codes for MDAFSTVIRVASHEQHTEAETSTFMSDLLGGRLGVDAYTRYTEQLWFVYRALEDGADSLRDDPVAGPFIQPELMRVAEIERDLAHLLGPGWRDAVRALPATEAYAARVAECAATWPGGYVAHHYTRYLGDLSGGQIIRDKAERTWGFERKGDGVRFYVFADISNPAAFKRGYRELLDAIAADDLEKQRIIDECKRAFDFNGAVFRELGEEFPLSA; via the coding sequence TTGGACGCCTTCTCCACGGTCATCCGTGTCGCCTCGCACGAGCAGCACACCGAAGCCGAGACCTCCACGTTCATGAGCGACCTGCTCGGCGGGCGGCTGGGCGTGGACGCGTACACCCGCTACACCGAGCAGCTCTGGTTCGTGTACCGGGCACTGGAGGACGGGGCCGACTCCCTCCGGGACGACCCGGTGGCGGGGCCCTTCATACAGCCCGAGCTGATGCGGGTCGCCGAGATCGAGCGCGACCTGGCACACCTGCTCGGCCCCGGCTGGCGCGACGCGGTCCGGGCGCTGCCCGCGACCGAGGCGTACGCCGCCCGGGTCGCCGAGTGCGCCGCCACCTGGCCGGGCGGGTACGTCGCCCACCACTACACCCGCTACCTGGGCGACCTCTCCGGAGGCCAGATCATCCGGGACAAGGCGGAGCGCACCTGGGGCTTCGAGCGCAAGGGCGACGGCGTGCGGTTCTACGTCTTCGCGGACATCTCCAACCCGGCCGCCTTCAAGCGCGGCTACCGGGAGCTGCTGGACGCGATCGCCGCGGACGACCTGGAGAAGCAGCGCATCATCGACGAGTGCAAGCGGGCCTTCGACTTCAACGGCGCGGTCTTCCGCGAGCTGGGCGAGGAGTTCCCGCTGAGCGCGTAG
- a CDS encoding HtaA domain-containing protein produces MSARRARAFAVVLLAALLGALLPAAAARAENRTVQGGRLDWGVKSSFQSYVTGPVAKGAFQLKSGAATVGGSLFRFHSATGSYDPASGEFAAAFSGGVTFQGHQKPDGAYDLDMTVSRPTVRISGGSGTLYLDVSSKAKDTGAVSSQSQVPFATLGLGGIDMRGGGSPIALTSLPATLTEEGAKAFAGYYQAGAQLDPVSLSADVKAAPAAGQSSPPAQPTAAPAGSPQAEGAFADAAVDWGVRRTFREYVTGSVGQGKWTLDEGAQDGGALFRFPRGKGTYDGQKGTLAAEFAGTVRFTGAHLDLKLARVGVTVENGKGVLSADVTTGGETKTAVALVAFDAKGLKTEGKLATLTEAPATLTEGGAQAFNSMYKAGTEMDPVSLAIALDGSAPLPALPDLGSTAAPAAPAPPSGSPSAAPAPATAARAGQSPDTGLYVAVGVAVLVLAGGAALLVARRRRAAASDTAP; encoded by the coding sequence ATGTCCGCACGACGCGCCCGCGCGTTCGCCGTAGTCCTGCTGGCGGCCCTGCTCGGGGCGCTGCTCCCGGCCGCCGCCGCCCGGGCGGAGAACCGTACCGTGCAGGGGGGCCGGCTGGACTGGGGCGTCAAATCCTCCTTCCAGAGTTATGTCACGGGCCCGGTGGCGAAAGGCGCTTTCCAGCTGAAGAGCGGAGCCGCCACCGTCGGCGGCAGCCTGTTCCGCTTCCACTCCGCGACCGGCTCCTACGACCCCGCCTCGGGGGAGTTCGCCGCCGCCTTCTCCGGTGGAGTGACCTTCCAGGGCCACCAGAAGCCCGACGGCGCCTACGACCTGGACATGACCGTCAGCCGTCCGACCGTCCGCATCTCCGGCGGCAGCGGCACCCTCTACCTGGACGTGTCCAGCAAGGCCAAGGACACCGGCGCGGTCAGCAGCCAGTCCCAGGTGCCCTTCGCCACGCTCGGCCTCGGCGGGATCGACATGAGGGGCGGCGGCAGCCCGATCGCCCTCACCAGCCTCCCCGCCACCCTGACCGAAGAGGGCGCCAAGGCCTTCGCCGGCTACTACCAGGCCGGCGCGCAGCTCGACCCGGTCTCCCTGTCCGCCGATGTCAAGGCGGCCCCGGCCGCCGGTCAGTCCTCCCCGCCCGCCCAGCCGACGGCCGCCCCGGCCGGCAGCCCGCAGGCCGAGGGGGCCTTCGCCGACGCCGCCGTCGACTGGGGCGTGCGCCGCACCTTCCGCGAGTACGTCACCGGCTCCGTCGGCCAGGGCAAGTGGACCCTCGACGAAGGCGCCCAGGACGGCGGCGCGCTGTTCCGCTTCCCGCGGGGCAAGGGTACGTACGACGGCCAGAAGGGCACGCTCGCCGCCGAGTTCGCCGGTACGGTCCGGTTCACCGGAGCCCATCTCGACCTCAAGCTCGCCAGGGTGGGCGTCACGGTGGAGAACGGCAAGGGAGTCCTGTCCGCCGACGTGACCACCGGCGGGGAGACGAAGACCGCCGTGGCGCTCGTCGCGTTCGACGCCAAGGGCCTGAAGACCGAGGGGAAGCTCGCCACCTTGACCGAAGCCCCGGCCACCCTCACCGAAGGCGGAGCGCAGGCCTTCAACTCCATGTACAAAGCCGGCACCGAGATGGACCCCGTCTCGCTCGCCATCGCCCTGGACGGCAGCGCCCCGCTGCCCGCCCTGCCCGACCTCGGCTCCACCGCCGCCCCGGCCGCCCCCGCGCCCCCGTCCGGCTCGCCCTCCGCCGCTCCGGCCCCCGCCACCGCCGCCCGCGCGGGGCAGTCCCCGGACACCGGGCTGTACGTGGCCGTCGGCGTGGCCGTACTGGTCCTGGCCGGCGGCGCCGCCCTGCTGGTCGCGCGCCGGCGCCGCGCGGCGGCGTCCGACACGGCGCCGTAG